The following coding sequences are from one Capsicum annuum cultivar UCD-10X-F1 chromosome 3, UCD10Xv1.1, whole genome shotgun sequence window:
- the LOC107865456 gene encoding uncharacterized protein LOC107865456: MYWRRATADILPECLVQKILSCLSFQEAAQMSILSKTWLQAWLAHANLEFRVHRCNDFETVDKVLVRYRDRKIPIDEFKFWNFSDFNSSQISALIHKWLGIAHQNCVKYLLYRDLSFSRSFYEEHKGVDVIRAPAHVVSIEYKGDKVPELKIATDQSNRLNNSKTIPHCSNLILNAEWFSKLRFLLLNSTSWSQVSLYFDRCNKINMKGLQLHHCVPAAQMEHFCGCFAMELSS, translated from the coding sequence ATGTATTGGAGGAGAGCCACAGCAGACATATTGCCTGAATGCCTCGTTCAAAAAATACTCTCTTGCCTTAGTTTTCAAGAAGCAGCCCAGATGAGCATTCTCTCGAAAACGTGGCTGCAAGCCTGGTTAGCCCATGCCAACTTGGAATTCAGAGTTCATCGTTGTAATGACTTTGAAACAGTGGATAAAGTTCTTGTGAGATATAGGGACAGAAAAATCCCTATAGACGAGTTTAAATTTTGGAACTTCTCTGACTTTAATTCTTCTCAAATTTCCGCCCTAATTCATAAGTGGCTTGGCATCGCTCATCAGAATTGTGTTAAATATCTATTGTATAGAGACCTTAGCTTCTCTCGATCATTTTACGAAGAACACAAGGGTGTTGACGTGATTCGTGCTCCAGCTCATGTggtatcaattgagtataaagGAGATAAAGTTCCTGAGCTCAAAATTGCAACAGATCAGTCAAATCGATTGAACAACTCAAAAACCATTCCGCATTGCTCCAACCTTATTCTAAATGCTGAATGGTTCTCTAAGTTGAGGTTCCTTCTGTTGAATTCGACCTCTTGGTCTCAAGTCTCCCTTTATTTTGATAGATGTAATAAGATCAACATGAAAGGTTTGCAACTGCACCATTGTGTTCCTGCCGCACAAATGGAGCATTTTTGTGGATGCTTTGCTATGGAGTTGTCATCCTAA